Sequence from the Hylaeus volcanicus isolate JK05 chromosome 1, UHH_iyHylVolc1.0_haploid, whole genome shotgun sequence genome:
TGAACACGTTACATCGTAGCGATACCGTATTCgtctccatttttgttttttcttgcgGTCATCTTATCACATTGTACTTGATATCAAGGGCGGGTAgcccgtaaataaagtattattattattatctctctaaaaaaaaatgtgtttacaAGCGCAGACCGAGAATTTGCGGCGAGGACTCGGATTTTTCCTGGTGCGGGAGAACGGAGTGCTCCTCGTCTGATCGACTCGATCGCGTCGGATCCGGCGCGGTGTGCCGGAGAGGATGACCCTTTGTCGATGCGTTTCGGATATTGGTTACCGTCGCCGCCGTCGAAAGTCCTTGCACGCGTTTTCTGTATCACGCTATATGCAAATGAGACATATGCTCACGCCGCGCCACATACTAAATTACTCGCGTAGAAATCGGTCGCGTATTGGTAGGCCTAAAATTACTGTACTGGTCCTGTCACGAACACGCGGGCGCGACCACGTACGCGGCCAATGGACGAGCGACGTGCAAGGACGGGTGCTCTCGTGGGCTCCTTTTGCGGGATACGACGACCCCCTCCGCCGCTGAACGTAATGCGAAACTGTCCTTTTGTCGAGGAGCACGTTTTAAAGAAGTCGACTCATCGCCCCGCGTGCCCCTGTTCCTGAACTATTTTTCTCTGCTTCCTTTCCTCTGTACCCCTGTCCGCGCGGGTAATTGGACGCGAACGGAAATTGCGGtacgaaaataacgaatacatCCCGATGTTCGAACAATCCGCGCGCACCTAAGGTCGCGTCCTCCTTCTGTCTCATTATCGTGCCACCGACGCCGATACGGCAAAGAGAATATCGAAATCCTGCGCTTCCAAGAACAAACGCTCGACCCCTGCGGCGACCTTGTTACGCGACAGTCCACGTGTCACCGTGACAGATCGATTCGCGTGTCGCTACAATGCTACATAGACGCCCGAGATCGATGAACGGGCCTTATCGATGCTCCGACCGATCCGAGCATTGCCGTAGTTTTCAAGTTAGCAAAACCCGACTTGGCTAGGCAATTTACCGAATCGGGAGTCTTCCTCCGCCAGCTCGTGTAAACAAGGGCGAACCCTAGACCACCCCTGATATGGTAAAGCTTACAGACGAACGCGACActggataaaaatattttcttcttaatttgtGAAAGAATCCCATGCGTATCCTCGACTCGAAAACGACCAACGACGTACGACTAAAAGATGTAAAGCCCGAAAGATTCGATCTTCGACGCTATCCGATCTACAGGTTGACCACGTCTCGCTATATCGACGTTTTGCTACCGTTACAAAGACTATTTTAGTCTAAGCGTTCGATAATACGTAAGTATACTTATCAACACCTCGTTTCGCTGTTTAACCGTTTGAATCGTTACGGTCACTCCGTGTATAGAAGGAATCGTAGTATGGACGATAACGTTCCAACAGTGCCAGGAAATCCGCTTTGCGCCACTCCCGAAGAAATTTGGTGTTTGCACTGGTAGGCATGGGGGGAGAAGCAGGGGCTTGAGGAATCGTTTCCCTTTTTCTCGAACAAACACAATAGCGGATGGGGTTGTAAAACAATTTGCCGAACCCGTAGTAAACAATGAACGATCACGAGGATGGTCCTTGGAAAGAACCCTCGAGCGCTAGGATCCTCTCCCCGTACCCCTCGGCTATTCTCGTTTCATAAACCCTTAATTTTACGATGATTATTGCTCGGGACCTCTGTGCGTTTCTTTTTCGGCGATTTTAATCCCGCCAACGACGCCAAACTCAATTTTGTGGCCTAACCCCCGGCGCGGACCCGAGTTACGGAAAACTGGGTTTTACGATTCTTCGAGAGACGAGGAACGAGGAGGCTCGGGAAAAGGACTCGCGCGTTTGTGTGGTCCGTAGCGCGTCTACCGTTCCCACTCGGGGTTTTACTGCTCGAGTAATTGGATTAAAGAACCAGAAGAGAGATTGCCGACGCGGACGGGCCGCACTGTTTGTGCgtcaattttaaacgaataccATCGGTAAATCCAATTTTTTAGAGTTAccccggggggggggggggacaacttttttttctcaaagatCCCGTGCGCTACCTCGCCGGTCGGAGattggtttatttttaaaatgataattctATTAGGGGTATGGGGCATCGCGACGAAGGATATCGCGAGCAATGAACCGCAGACGGAACTTTTACAACCAGCAATTTCAGGGGAACTGAAAGCTGCATCGGTAAAATAGAGCAGCGCGCGATTGGTACGTACCTGAGCGACGAACTGTTATTTCCCTTGTGTAAATCGTTACAAATTTTAACGCAGAAAAATGGACAGCGGATACCGCCGTTGAAGggaactctctctctctgtctgaACAATTCCAAAGAATAAACGAATAAGATTTAGCCGCAAACGTGTTGGTACCAACAATCTACTACGATACATAAGTCGTCCGGAGCGTTTCCATTGACTgggaaacgaaataaacatcGATCGCGACGTCTTTCTGAATGGCGCGGGGGCGAGAACACGTTTGTCGTTCGTCGGTGTGTATTCCATTAAGCTTGAAGCGTAATCGCGTACTTGTCCCTCGTGTGCCATCAATCGTCCCCGCAATCTCGCTGCAACCGCTGCGAGAGATTGATACTTCCGTGTCTAGGATCGACACGTAGAACAAACTCGACGGGGAAGAGTCGGGAGAGTGGTGGCTAAGAATCGCTGAAATAAGCGCCACAGACGACCGCGAGGgaggaaaggaagaaaagatgTCGTCGTCGTTCAATTACGGTGCACCTCGTAACAACCACCGTGGACAGCTACTAATATTAGTAGCGTTCGTAGAACCGTGCTTCCGAGGAGTAGCACTCGAAACGTGCTCGGCGATTCCGATGCACGAGTTTCTTGCCTCTAAAGATCTCGTTTACGACGTCAATCCCTATCGAGGATTCATTCGATAGGAAAAGGAACCGACAACGTTGTCGCAGAACTTTCTCGGCACAAGTTTATAATATCTGAAATTTTCTCTCGACATACAAAAGTACGTACACGCATCTGGCAGTACACGAACTACATTCGTATCGATATCAACGCTTCCATTCGTTCcgatatatttcataatagcCTTACAGAGTTCATTTTTCACTTCGGGACGAGTTAAGTACGAATTTATTAGATACCCTCGCGTGCTGTTCCACGCCGGATGTCACAGATGGTTGACGAACAGATGAAGAGATCACGTCATGCTACCGCGGTACAATCAACGCGAACCGAAGCGACTTTTGGAGCGGTTGGAAGGAATATTGGTCGACAGACTTGAAACAGTATTTGTTCGTGTGCCTTTGAGAGGGCAATGAGAATGCTGTTATTAGCATTGAGAATTTGGATCACCAGAGTTGCATGGCGCATCGTTGCACGTGTTATTTTTCCGATGTCGTGACGTTATTCGATGACTGGCGCACGATACCCGTAATCAGTTTCTACCACAATCACATTTTCATGCTAATTTCCATGTTTTCAGCACGTAACGCCGATCCAATCCAAGAGTTGTTCGTTTCGTGCAAACATTGGAtgtattttacgtattttcgATCAGCCGATAGATTTATCGGGAATTTGGTCTTTCTTTCGGTTTTACGTACTCACCTTGGCTGTGCTCGCCAGCGTCGAACGTTTTGCTCGTCATTTGGAAGAGAGCGTCGAGGGGGCTTCCCTGACCCGTCGTCCTCTTTCCGTGATGACCGCTCTGAGAGCCGTGTTGCTGGGAGGTTTTCCTCTTGaactgttgctgttgctgctgttgttggAGCGCGGGATGATGCAACGCGGGATGGTGCAAACCGTGGTGCAAACTGTGATGATGGGCCAGGGGATCCGGACTTCCGGAATCGGAAACGGAGCTTCGTCCGGACGAGGAGGAGCTACTGAGAGGAGGTTCGCTTATGGAGCCGGACATAGAGGCCAACGACATTCCCATCAGAGAAAGGTCTCTCGCCGCGGTGGAATGGTTGTGGTGATGATGATGTAGGTGGTGCTGATGATGCGACTGCTGTTGCTGATGGATATGATGCCGGTGATGGTGGCCGAGACTGGATTCGACGGTGTCCCAGGGACGTACGATTTTCGCTTTTGGTCTGTGCGACAGGATGTCTAGTATACTGAAAGACTTTACTCCTCGTTCGTTCGCGTCCCGGTCCCTGTCGTCCTCCTCGTCCGAATGCTGCACCTGCACCATCTTGAGACGTTTCAACGGTTTGAAGTAATCGTCCGTGGCACCGGCCGCCGAGGCACCGTTACTGCTAGCTCTGCTGTCCATCTCCTCATCGTCCTCTTCGTCCTCCTCGTCCTCTCTCAAGGTTGTAACGGATTCGCCGCCGCTGCTCTCGCGAGTCCGCAAACCTCTTCCATTTGACATCCTGTAATCGCCACTTCTCGAGTAGCTATCCTCGTCGTCGATCACGGACTCTCTCGGGTAACTTCTTCGCGGGCTTAGTCTCTCCGCGAACTCTTCTCTGGATCGGGAGAGTCTCTCGTCCTCTTCGGTACTCGGCGTGACCACCACGAGAGGCAGAGGACTCGGGCAACCGACGGATATttcgtcctcgtcgtcctGAGCGTCAGCCCGACCGGGAGACCCTCTGCAAGGCGTCCGTCGGAGAACCGGCGAGCCTAGGCAGCCTGGCGTGGTGCCACTGGAAGACACCGTCGTCGACGGCGACATCGTGTACGATTCCGTCATTTCCGTGGTACACATTCCGGAAGGATAATAGCCGGGACTCTGTTTCCGGAGCCTCCTCGACTCTTTCGATTCGCGAAAGGAACTTGCTACCGCGATCAACGACGCGTCGAGCAGCGCATAGGCTCTTTCGATCTCCGTCCCGCTCCGTTTGCGACGGATTAGAATATTTCCTCGCCGCAGGTTCTATTGGCGCGTGGCTGTTCGCGCGCACCCCCGTAACGTTCACCGATCTCTTTCGAAGTCATCGAAAACCGACGGTACTCTCGATCGAATCGTCACCAATGCTTCGCAAGCGGAGCTACTTCCCACGGACCGATCGAGTCATCCCGTTTCACCAACGATCCAACACGTTACCGCCGCTCGAGTATTTCACGCAGTTAGTTTACGTTTTCAACGGTGCACTGTCATTGT
This genomic interval carries:
- the LOC128877653 gene encoding uncharacterized protein LOC128877653 isoform X1, with protein sequence MCTTEMTESYTMSPSTTVSSSGTTPGCLGSPVLRRTPCRGSPGRADAQDDEDEISVGCPSPLPLVVVTPSTEEDERLSRSREEFAERLSPRRSYPRESVIDDEDSYSRSGDYRMSNGRGLRTRESSGGESVTTLREDEEDEEDDEEMDSRASSNGASAAGATDDYFKPLKRLKMVQVQHSDEEDDRDRDANERGVKSFSILDILSHRPKAKIVRPWDTVESSLGHHHRHHIHQQQQSHHQHHLHHHHHNHSTAARDLSLMGMSLASMSGSISEPPLSSSSSSGRSSVSDSGSPDPLAHHHSLHHGLHHPALHHPALQQQQQQQQFKRKTSQQHGSQSGHHGKRTTGQGSPLDALFQMTSKTFDAGEHSQEQANHLNLFNNRQQPKKKRKSRTAFTNQQIFELEKRFLYQKYLSPADRDEIAAQLGLSNAQVITWFQNRRAKLKRDMEELKKDVQTVNPLLVAQHHKTFLENVQDLGILKKRPLPNSMDEKS
- the LOC128877653 gene encoding ubiquitin carboxyl-terminal hydrolase 34-like isoform X2; the encoded protein is MCTTEMTESYTMSPSTTVSSSGTTPGCLGSPVLRRTPCRGSPGRADAQDDEDEISVGCPSPLPLVVVTPSTEEDERLSRSREEFAERLSPRRSYPRESVIDDEDSYSRSGDYRMSNGRGLRTRESSGGESVTTLREDEEDEEDDEEMDSRASSNGASAAGATDDYFKPLKRLKMVQVQHSDEEDDRDRDANERGVKSFSILDILSHRPKAKIVRPWDTVESSLGHHHRHHIHQQQQSHHQHHLHHHHHNHSTAARDLSLMGMSLASMSGSISEPPLSSSSSSGRSSVSDSGSPDPLAHHHSLHHGLHHPALHHPALQQQQQQQQFKRKTSQQHGSQSGHHGKRTTGQGSPLDALFQMTSKTFDAGEHSQEQANHLNLFNNRQQPKKKRKSRTAFTNQQIFELEKRFLYQKYLSPADRDEIAAQLGLSNAQVITWFQNRRAKLKRDMEELKKDVQTGLATVPLYPRRPFHEKTHSERESAKV